One Glaciihabitans arcticus DNA window includes the following coding sequences:
- a CDS encoding DUF1990 domain-containing protein produces MTVPAANFPFAGITLSEAPAPPGYRLVSRRTLLTCSFEDALPVLMTWGIKTRAGFRVSSSAPVAVGDVLEVRLGPVREPVRVAWVTSAGFGYETLVGHPLAGEEAFLLETDSLGRLWFVNRSISRPVGAWRLVAWPLRLAQAFFVRRYGRVMESS; encoded by the coding sequence GTGACGGTTCCGGCGGCCAACTTTCCGTTCGCCGGCATTACCCTCTCCGAGGCACCGGCTCCGCCCGGCTACCGGCTCGTTTCACGCCGCACACTCCTGACCTGTTCATTCGAGGATGCGCTGCCCGTGCTCATGACCTGGGGTATCAAGACCCGCGCGGGGTTCCGCGTCTCCTCCTCGGCGCCGGTCGCGGTCGGCGACGTTCTTGAGGTGCGGCTCGGGCCCGTGCGCGAGCCGGTTCGGGTGGCGTGGGTCACTTCTGCCGGCTTCGGCTACGAGACTCTTGTGGGACATCCTCTGGCAGGCGAGGAGGCGTTCCTGCTGGAGACGGACTCCCTGGGCCGGCTGTGGTTCGTGAATCGCTCCATCTCCCGGCCGGTCGGCGCGTGGCGTCTTGTCGCTTGGCCGCTTCGGCTCGCGCAGGCGTTCTTCGTGCGGCGCTACGGTCGCGTCATGGAATCGTCCTGA